One Cucumis sativus cultivar 9930 chromosome 1, Cucumber_9930_V3, whole genome shotgun sequence DNA segment encodes these proteins:
- the LOC101223051 gene encoding RING-H2 finger protein ATL63, with the protein MTPTNSTSLTQFAQTIFSYNSNIMLAALISLLLVVLFVLLLHAYANCFFPHPRHHRRTSVTVSYVLAPPRLSRFDSVPFDLGSAPSNSKGLDPSVISAIPLFVYESEEKKCAAAAAAMECVICLSEFEERELGRRLPKCRHGFHLECIDMWLNSHANCPVCREPVIGEAVDCSDAVESGEGEIGRETVNEGQSVQFNSDSSSSSTSSVDPPPLMSSIGASLIRILSRNRSDGRIFPSSNGEELGV; encoded by the coding sequence ATGACACCCACTAATTCCACTTCACTCACCCAATTCGCTCAAACCATTTTCTCCTACAACAGTAACATCATGCTCGCCGCTCTCATTTCTCTTCTCTTAGTCGTCCTCTTCGTCCTTCTCCTCCACGCTTACGCCAATTGCTTCTTCCCTCACCCTCGCCACCACCGCCGTACCTCTGTCACCGTCTCCTACGTCCTTGCTCCCCCTCGTCTCTCGCGTTTCGATTCCGTTCCCTTTGATTTAGGTTCCGCTCCGTCCAACTCCAAAGGCCTGGATCCGTCTGTTATCTCTGCCATTCCTCTGTTCGTCTACGAATCTGAGGAGAAGAAATGTGCGGCGGCGGCAGCGGCGATGGAGTGCGTGATTTGCCTCAGTGAATTCGAAGAACGAGAACTTGGACGACGGCTGCCCAAATGTAGGCATGGGTTTCATCTGGAGTGTATTGATATGTGGTTGAATTCTCACGCGAATTGTCCTGTTTGTAGAGAGCCGGTGATTGGCGAGGCTGTTGATTGTTCCGATGCGGTGGAATCAGGCGAGGGAGAAATCGGAAGGGAGACTGTGAATGAGGGGCAAAGCGTTCAATTTAACTCTGattcctcctcctcttctacTTCTTCGGTTGACCCACCGCCATTGATGTCGTCGATTGGAGCGTCATTGATTCGAATATTGAGTAGAAACAGATCAGACGGAAGGATTTTCCCGTCCTCCAATGGCGAAGAATTGGGTGTTTGA
- the LOC101222814 gene encoding transcription termination factor MTERF2, chloroplastic has protein sequence MPTMASFFLFFPTPTITGSSKSSPLIPLHPSILPQSLNFCPFPSRFHSLLTSSHFLPLASISPDALPFSDDPPQEDPLHSLAEAQLAVSEYLQRFGVLEDEAVSIASNSPRFLKMLVDAVRELDETSMWDSWSKERGELDGFGFKEKVASMAMEKGDCGKVAFLESVGMNLSSAMNVARYLSGEMLPSLIYKVKYMKALFFSGSGDGILIGKNARRMMTNLSIPPDDDVQQTLSFFEKIEARRGGLDMLSSNEESFGLLLESFPRMLLLSVESHVKPMVEFLEKIGIPKERMRSIFLLFPPVIFFDTEVLKSRIMAFEEVGVEVTVFGKLLLKYPWITSNCIHGNLKQIVSFFESEKVPSASIINAISSWPLILGSSTSKLELMVDRLDGLGVRSKKLGQVIATSPQILLLKPQEFLQVVSFLEEVGFDKESIGRIIARCPEISATSVEKTLKRKLEFLIKIGVSKTHLPRAIKKYPELLVSDPHKTLHPRIKYLRQRGLSERDIASMVVRFSPLLGYSIEEVLRPKLDFLVNIMKKPKKEVVDYPRYFSYSLENKIIPRFRALKGMNVECSLKDMLGKNDEEFSVAFLGNKRTAEH, from the exons ATGCCAACAATGgcttccttcttcctcttcttccccACTCCCACCATTACTGGCAGCTCTAAATCCTCTCCTCTCATCCCTCTTCACCCCTCTATCCTTCCTCAATCTCTCAATTTTTGCCCCTTCCCTTCCCGCTTTCACTCCCTCCTCACCTCTTCCCATTTCCTTCCTCTCGCCTCTATTTCCCCCGACGCTCTTCCCTTTTCCGATGACCCTCCACAAGAAGACCCGCTTCATTCTCTGGCCGAAGCCCAACTTGCCGTTTCCGAGTATCTACAGCGTTTCGGGGTTTTGGAGGACGAAGCTGTCTCCATTGCCTCCAATTCTCCTCGTTTCTTGAAGATGCTTGTTGATGCAGTTCGGGAATTGGACGAGACATCCATGTGGGATTCCTGGAGTAAGGAAAGAGGAGAACTTGATGGTTTTGGGTTTAAGGAAAAGGTAGCTTCGATGGCTATGGAGAAAGGTGACTGTGGGAAGGTTGCTTTCTTGGAAAGCGTTGGTATGAATCTTTCTTCTGCTATGAACGTTGCTCGTTACCTCTCTGGGGAGATGCTTCCATCTCTCATTTATAAG GTAAAATATATGAAGGCACTCTTCTTTTCTGGCAGCGGTGATGGAATACTCATAGGGAAAAATGCTCGTCGAATGATGACGAACTTATCAATTCCTCCTGATGATGATGTGCAACAAACTTTATCCTTTTTTGAGAAG ATTGAAGCCAGGCGTGGAGGCTTAGACATGTtgagttcaaatgaagaatcCTTTGGTCTTTTACTTGAATCATTTCCCCGCATGCTTTTGCTGTCAGTAGAATCCCATGTAAAGCCAATGGTAGAATTTCTTGAAAAGATTGGCATCCCAAAGGAACGCATGAGAAGCATATTTCTGCTATTTCCACCCGTCATTTTCTTTGATACTGAAGTCCTCAAATCAAGGATAATGGCTTTTGAGGAG GTTGGCGTAGAAGTGACAGTATTTGGTAAATTGTTACTTAAATATCCATGGATTACGTCCAATTGCATCCACGGCAACCTTAAACagattgtttctttctttgaatCGGAGAAG GTACCAAGTGCCAGCATTATTAATGCAATCAGCAGCTGGCCGCTGATTTTAGGAAGCTCAACTAGTAAATTGGAACTGATGGTAGACAGGCTTGATGGGCTAGGTGTTCGAAGCAAGAAGTTGGGTCAGGTGATAGCCACAAGTCCTCAGATATTACTTCTAAAACCTCAAGAATTTCTTCAG GTTGTTTCATTTTTGGAAGAGGTAGGGTTCGATAAAGAAAGTATTGGCAGGATAATTGCTCGTTGTCCAGAAATATCTGCAACCAGTGTTGAGAAAACGCTGAAGAGGAAGCTTGAATTTCTCATCAAAATTGGTGTTTCTAAGACTCATCTACCTCGtgcaattaaaaaatatcctgAGCTTCTCGTGTCTGACCCTCACAAAACTTTACACCCACG TATAAAGTACCTGAGGCAGAGAGGGCTCTCAGAGAGGGATATTGCCTCCATGGTTGTAAGATTCTCTCCTCTTCTTGGGTATAGTATTGAGGAGGTATTGAGACCCAAGCTAGATTTCCTTGTCAATATCATGAAGAAGCCAAAAAAGGAAGTGGTCGACTATCCAAGGTACTTTAGTTATTCATTGGAAAATAAGATAATTCCAAGGTTCCGGGCGTTGAAGGGAATGAATGTAGAATGTAGTTTAAAGGATATGTTGGGTAAAAATGATGAGGAGTTTTCTGTTGCGTTTTTGGGCAACAAAAGAACAGCAGAACATTGA
- the LOC101222130 gene encoding probable N-acetyltransferase HLS1: MGCEEEILIIRSYDGQSADRGRVEDLERRCEVGPSERVFLFTDTMGDPICRIRNSPLYKMLVAEVDNQLVGVIQGSIKVVTVHQAPKDRAKVGYVLGLRVAPSFRRRGIGCSLVRRLEEWFMINDVDYAYMATEKDNEASVKLFINKLGYTNFRVPAILVNPVKHYRSYQLPSNIQIARLKVDVAEFLYRKFMASTEFFPHDIDHVLKHKLSLGTWVAYYKDDDVSSTKFETNGSKSEITIPKSWAMLSVWNSGEVFKLRLGKAPLSCLIYTESSKVIDKIFPCLKLPSIPDFYEPFGFYFMYGVHREGTGTGKLVRALCQYVHNMAAAARDCKVIVTEIGGEDSLREEIPHWKLLSCPEDLWCIKALKKEARNSLHELTKTPPTTRPALFVDPREV; the protein is encoded by the exons atgggatgtgaagaagaaattttgataataagaAGCTATGATGGGCAATCTGCAGATAGAGGTAGAGTGGAAGATCTAGAGAGAAGATGCGAGGTAGGGCCATCTGAAAGAGTTTTTCTCTTCACAGACACTATGGGTGACCCCATTTGTAGGATCAGAAACAGTCCCTTGTACAAGATGCTG GTTGCCGAAGTGGATAACCAGTTGGTTGGTGTGATTCAAGGCTCTATAAAGGTGGTAACTGTTCATCAGGCGCCGAAAGACCGTGCTAAGGTTGGGTATGTTTTAGGCCTTCGTGTTGCGCCGTCGTTTCGCCGTCGAGGGATTGGTTGTAGCCTTGTGCGACGCCTTGAGGAGTGGTTTATGATTAATGATGTAGATTATGCTTATATGGCGACGGAGAAAGACAATGAAGCCTCTGTGAAGTTGTTCATTAACAAGCTTGGATACACTAACTTTAGAGTTCCAGCAATTTTGGTGAACCCGGTGAAACATTACCGATCATATCAACTCCCTTCTAACATCCAGATTGCTCGCCTAAAAGTAGACGTTGCGGAGTTTCTCTACCGAAAATTCATGGCCTCTACTGAGTTTTTCCCCCATGACATTGATCATGTGCTCAAACACAAGCTAAGCCTTGGCACATGGGTTGCTTACTACAAAGATGACGATGTCTCCTCCACCAAATTTGAAACGAACGGTAGCAAGTCGGAGATAACAATACCGAAGAGCTGGGCAATGCTGAGTGTATGGAACAGTGGAGAG GTGTTCAAGCTACGATTGGGGAAGGCACCATTGTCATGTTTGATATATACAGAGAGCTCCAAGGTGATAGACAAGATCTTCCCATGTCTAAAGTTGCCATCAATACCCGATTTCTATGAGCCATTTGGATTCTATTTCATGTATGGGGTTCATCGGGAGGGGACGGGGACAGGGAAGCTGGTGAGAGCGTTGTGCCAATACGTACACAACATGGCGGCTGCAGCAAGGGACTGTAAAGTAATAGTAACAGAGATTGGAGGAGAAGACTCTCTAAGAGAAGAGATTCCACATTGGAAATTGCTGTCATGCCCTGAAGACTTGTGGTGCATAAAGGCATtgaagaaagaagcaagaaataGCCTACATGAGTTGACAAAAACCCCACCAACTACAAGACCAGCCCTTTTTGTAGACCCAAGAGAGGTATGA
- the LOC101221187 gene encoding SAGA-associated factor 11: MSMPNEDNASSQTQLSSNLFGDLLDSVIVDIASECHRIARLGLDRNLEEEEEELRLSAQARVRVADSSNSSEANGKYVVDIFGQTHPSVANEIFDCMNCGRSIMAGRFAPHLEKCMGRGRKARPKVTRSSTAAQSRYSRGNPVSAYSPYPNSTSTNRLPNGTSSLAGEEYSNGTSEDP, translated from the exons ATGTCAATGCCTAATGAGGACAATGCATCTTCACAAACTCAG CTTTCATCTAATTTGTTTGGGGATCTCCTGGATTCCGTGATTGTTGATATTGCATCGGAATGCCATCGAATAGCAAGGTTAGGTCTTGATCGTAACttagaagaggaagaagaagaattaagaCTTTCAGCACAAGCACGAGTAAGAGTAGCAGATTCTAGCAATAGTAGTGAGGCAAACGGCAAATATGTAGTTGATATTTTTGGACAAACTCATCCATCTGTTGCCAACGAGATATTTGATTGCATGAATTGTGGTCGATCAATTATGGCTGGGAGATTTGCCCCTCATTTAGAGAAATGCATGGGAAGG GGTAGAAAGGCTCGTCCCAAAGTAACAAGAAGTAGTACAGCGGCTCAGAGCCGGTATTCACGAGGCAATCCTGTTTCTGCATATTCCCCTTACCCCAATTCCACCAGCACGAATCGCTTACCTAATGGAACATCTAGTCTTGCAGGGGAGGAGTACTCAAATGGTACATCTGAAGACCCATGA
- the LOC101220953 gene encoding farnesol kinase, chloroplastic: MATFRSLNLFQVNQTCLRFFNFHSPPHLGPLALSFPSPPQLFSLHSHPHFPFLSTPIFPSPTFSLRFPSKIRRKHCPVSAVMFFPENPVVSDICATALSSGVALSLLQLWAETAKRGLDQKLNRKLVHISIGLAFMLCWPMFSSGYQGAILASLIPGANVMRMLLLGFGILKDEATLKSMSRYGDYRELLKGPLYYVATITFVCIFYWRTSPISIALICNLCAGDGLADIVGRRFGSEKIFYNKNKSLAGSVAMATAGFLASIGYMYYFSLFGYVEASVGMAMRFLIVSLASALVESLPISTEIDDNLTVPLTSFLVGSLVF, from the exons ATGGCCACTTTCCGCTCACTCAATCTTTTTCAAGTAAACCAAACATGCCTGCGATTCTTCAATTTCCATTCCCCTCCTCATTTGGGTCCTTTGGCCCTTTCCTTCCCCTCACCTCCCCAACTTTTCTCTCTCCATTCACACCCCCACTTTCCGTTTCTCTCTACTCCAATTTTCCCCTCCCCCACCTTCTCTTTGAGATTTCCCTCCAAAATCCGTCGGAAACATTGCCCAGTTTCCGCAGTTATGTTTTTTCCTGAAAATCCGGTGGTCTCCGACATCTGCGCCACCGCCTTGTCCAGTGGAGTCGCTTTATCTCTGCTTCAATTATGGGCGGAAACCGCGAAACGTGGGCTCGACCAG AAATTGAACAGGAAGCTTGTTCATATAAGCATTGGGCTTGCTTTCATGCTTTGTTGGCCTATGTTCAG TTCTGGTTATCAAGGAGCAATACTTGCATCTCTAATTCCCGGTGCCAATGTAATGCGAATGCTCCTCTTGGGATTTGGGATATTGAAAGATGAGGCTACGTTAAAGTCAATGAGCAGATATGGAGACTACAG GGAGCTTTTGAAGGGGCCTTTGTATTATGTTGCAACAATTACgtttgtttgtattttctaCTGGAGGACATCCCCCATTTCAATTGCTCTGATATGCAACTTATGTGCCGGAGATG GGCTTGCTGATATTGTTGGAAGACGATTTGGAAGTGAAAAGATCttttacaataaaaacaaGTCACTTGCTGGTAGTGTGGCAATGGCAACTGCTGGTTTTCTTGCATCTATTGG ATATATGTACTATTTCTCCTTGTTTGGGTATGTTGAGGCAAGCGTCGGAATGGCTATGAGATTCTTAATTGTGTCCCTTGCCTCAGCATTGGTGGAGTCTCTCCCCATAAGCACTGAGATTGACGACAACCTCACTGTTCCACTCACTTCGTTTCTGGTAGGGAGCCTAgttttttag